The following nucleotide sequence is from Gemmatimonadaceae bacterium.
GTGACCGCGTTGAATGTGCCCTCTGGTGAGAAGGTGCGGACGTTCAGTTCATAGATGACGCCATCGCGCACCCAGGGTGCCACGGGGCGGGCGTCGATGGCGTGGACATCGCGGCGCGCCTGGGCATGCGACGCGAGCGGCGCACCCAGCGCCCACAGGCCAAGCACAAGTGCCGGGGCAAGGCGCCGGCGGGTCAGGGCGGACACAGGCGTGAGCATCTCGTAATTCTCGGGCAAGGTGAACGTCAAACCTCACCACGGACAATCGACCCCTCGACGGACTTTCGCAAGCGCTTTGTCCTCGAGGGCAGGGCGGCGCCGGGAGCCGTAAGTCTGAGCCTGCACGTCCTCACCCGTCACCGTGACGAGTCGCCCATGCGTCCAGTCCATCCGTCCGCCGCACCCGCGATGCAGGCGAAGGGCATGGCCTGCAGATGCGGGAGAACGCCGTGGACTACGAGCGGCGGATCCTCCAGTCGTTTGGCCATTATCTCAAGGGCGAAGCGGCACCCAGGTGGATCACGGACGGCCAGAGCTGGGTCGAACGCAAGGCGGTGCTGGACGCGAACAAGTAGGGGCGACTGACGCCGACCATAGAGAACAACGTCGCCACCGCGGGCGGTGGCGACGTTCTCGCAGCAAGTCTCTGCGCCGGTCTATCCCTTGGCGAGCGCCGCCTTCATCCGCGCCGGCGTCAGCGGCAGTTGCGGAATCCGTACGCCGGTGGCATCGAAGACGGCGTTCGCGATCACCGCACCCATGCTCACGATCGCCGGTTCGCCGCCGCCCTGCGACGGCAGGTCGGGTGAGTCGAGGATGAGCGTCTCGATCTTCGGCATCCACGAGAATTTCGGCAGCGTGTAGCTCCCGAAGTTCTTGTCCAGCACCTCGCCGTTCCTGAAGCGCACCTCTTCGGCGAGCGTGTAGCCGAGTCCCATCATGATGCACCCTTCCATCTGCTGGGTGGCGCCCTCCGGATTGACGACAACTCCCATGTCCTGCGCGCAGACGACTCGCACGACCTTTATGGCTCCGGTGGCGGCGTCCACCTTCACTTCGGCCATGTGCGCCACGTAGGTGCCGGCGTCCTCGCCCAGTGCCACTCCGAATCCGCGTCGACTCGGCGTGGCCTTGGCGGTCCAGCCGAATTTCTTCGCGCAGGCTTCCAGCACGCGCCGCATGCGCGGGTTTTGCAGATGGCGCAGCCGGAACTCGACGGGATCCATGCCGGCTTTCGCCGCGAGCATATCCAGGTGCGATTCACGCGCCCAGACGTTGGCGTTGGCGCCCGGCGCACGCCACGGTCCGACGGCGAACGGATGCATCCCTGCCGGATTCCCCGACCAGCCGCCCTTCGTCAGCGTGCGGTAGTTTGGAATGTCGTAGAACATGCCCGCGCCACGCCCGCCCGCCCCGATGATTTCGTTGCTCCAGAACACGATGCGCTTGTTGGCATCGAGGCCGGCCCGGATGTTGAAGACGGCCGCCGGATCGAAGGTGTCAAAGAAGAATTCTTCCTCGCGGCTCCAGACTACGCGCACCGGGACACCGGCGGCAACGGCCAGCCGCGCGGCTTCGACACTCTGCTGGTTGGCGCTCTTGCCGCCAAATCCGCCGCCCACGAACGGTGTGATCACGCGGACTTTCTCGGGCGCCAGCTTCAGCGCCCGTGCGATCTGCGTCTGCAACGGGAACGGTGTCTGGGTGCTCGCCCAGACCGTCACCTTGCCGTCGGCCGCGACCGCGGCCACCGCCGAGTGCGTTTCCATCGGCGCGTGGGCAACGTACCCCTTCTTGTACTTTGCGCCGACGATCTCGGCAGCGGCCTTCTCGCCGACCGCGATGTCGCCGGCCGCGCCGGCCGGGCGTGCCTCGGCGGCGAACCCCTCGAGATGCGCGAAGATGTTCTCGTGATCGAGCGTGCTCGGCGAGGGCGTGAAGGTCGCCTTCACCAGCTTGAGGGCACGGTCCACTTCATCACGGTGCGCATGCAGCACCGCCACCAGTTCCCCGTCCTTCACGATCCGCACGCCCGGCACGCGCTCGGCGGCGCTGGTATCCACCGACACGATCGTCGCCCCGTGGGCCGGCGCCCGCACCACGCGCGCGTGGAGCGCGTCTTTCGGAATGATGTCGCCGGCGTATTTCGCCTTTCCAGTCACCTTCTCCACCGCGTCCCGCCGCGGATACGACTTTCCGATGATCGTGTACTCGGAGACCTTGTCGAGCGCGGCCTGCCCTTCAAAGCGCCGCTCCAACTTCTTGCCCCCGGTGAGCTCGCCGTACGTTGCCTTCTTGGCTGCGTTCGATTTCGCGAGGACAACGCCGTCTTTCACCTCGAGGTCGGCGACCGGTACGCCGAGCTTTTCACTGGCCAGCTGCACCAGCACCGCGCGCGCTTCCGCGGCGGCGGCGTGCAGCACGGGGCCAAGCCGCCAGACACTGAGCGAGCCGAAGGTGCCGTTGTCAAAGGGGCACAGGTCCGTGTCGCCCAGCACGCAGTCCACCCGGTCGAGCGGCACGTTGAGCTGCTCGGCCACGATCTGCGGCAGGCCTGTGATGATGCCCTGTCCCATCTCGATCTTCCCCACGAGCAGGGTCACGCGGTCGTTCGCGCCGATGTGCAGGAATGCGTTGAAGTCAGGGGGCGTGCGCTGCTGCTCGGCGAAGTTCCAGACGGGCCGAAGAGCGCCTTCCGGCGGCTTCACCGCGAACACAACCAGCAGGCCGGTGCTCGTGAGCCGCAGGAAGTCGCGGCGGTCGATCGTTTCCACAAATCCCCAACCCTCGGGGACGACCATTTCTTCGTCCTGGCGGATCACTTGGCACCTCCCGCCATCTTCTTCGCGGCCGACTCGACCGCTGCCACGATGCGCTGGTGGGCCGCGCAACGGCAGAGGTGGCGCTCCATGCCCTGCACGATCTGCTCGCGGGTGGGCTTGGGATTCGCGTTCAGCAGTGCGGTGGCGCCAATCACCATGCCGCTGGTGCAATAGCCGCATTGAAAGCCGACGTGTTCGATGAACGCTTCCTGCACCGGGGACAGCTTGTCGCCCTGGGCCAGCCCTTCGACGGTCACCACCTTCTTTCCGTCTACGCTGCTGATGGGCGTGATGCAGGAGCGCACTTCCCGGCCATCC
It contains:
- a CDS encoding molybdopterin cofactor-binding domain-containing protein, with the protein product MIRQDEEMVVPEGWGFVETIDRRDFLRLTSTGLLVVFAVKPPEGALRPVWNFAEQQRTPPDFNAFLHIGANDRVTLLVGKIEMGQGIITGLPQIVAEQLNVPLDRVDCVLGDTDLCPFDNGTFGSLSVWRLGPVLHAAAAEARAVLVQLASEKLGVPVADLEVKDGVVLAKSNAAKKATYGELTGGKKLERRFEGQAALDKVSEYTIIGKSYPRRDAVEKVTGKAKYAGDIIPKDALHARVVRAPAHGATIVSVDTSAAERVPGVRIVKDGELVAVLHAHRDEVDRALKLVKATFTPSPSTLDHENIFAHLEGFAAEARPAGAAGDIAVGEKAAAEIVGAKYKKGYVAHAPMETHSAVAAVAADGKVTVWASTQTPFPLQTQIARALKLAPEKVRVITPFVGGGFGGKSANQQSVEAARLAVAAGVPVRVVWSREEEFFFDTFDPAAVFNIRAGLDANKRIVFWSNEIIGAGGRGAGMFYDIPNYRTLTKGGWSGNPAGMHPFAVGPWRAPGANANVWARESHLDMLAAKAGMDPVEFRLRHLQNPRMRRVLEACAKKFGWTAKATPSRRGFGVALGEDAGTYVAHMAEVKVDAATGAIKVVRVVCAQDMGVVVNPEGATQQMEGCIMMGLGYTLAEEVRFRNGEVLDKNFGSYTLPKFSWMPKIETLILDSPDLPSQGGGEPAIVSMGAVIANAVFDATGVRIPQLPLTPARMKAALAKG
- a CDS encoding (2Fe-2S)-binding protein: MKPIAFTLNGVARTVSVEANRTLLWVLRDDLGYTGTKFGCGSAFCGACTVLVDGREVRSCITPISSVDGKKVVTVEGLAQGDKLSPVQEAFIEHVGFQCGYCTSGMVIGATALLNANPKPTREQIVQGMERHLCRCAAHQRIVAAVESAAKKMAGGAK